The Zygosaccharomyces rouxii strain CBS732 chromosome G complete sequence genome contains a region encoding:
- the RRN6 gene encoding Rrn6p (similar to uniprot|P32786 Saccharomyces cerevisiae YBL014C RRN6 involved in the transcription of 35S rRNA genes by RNA polymerase I member of yeast Pol I core factor (CF) also composed of Rrn11p Rrn7p and TATA-binding protein) gives MDDGLLPQHFPTGAQLAVGVRGSSMYVPSQEETGKNGGWVRHFEDDMPFNLNELQIGKDAIVLDDPSTFIVEDDDEDGMESLRNLQDDSPVDDEVLDDDNEFNEQWKETIIKDLRWERLSPSIPSNFSVFQGIDFHKDPMFDTRYGSPISPQDYVPGTLINDITQSDYLAAVRRKSKRETEKLLMFDPVVNDLFVAGNIQTARDLRSNSDQQTVIAFCSGETNSILKLAVLPENKLHLANGAQWLQELFAKNVDDELGTFASIDLKASIKSIKIADVSSLLGRCSDTVGVLTENALHFIKIDNIDPQTSHISYSMHEPLKSTSFGDFPFADFVFNPWELQQFAVVDIKGNWGVARLPKAIKPGSRIRFLPNLKGSIFDPEELSNWKRIEWSSSYSKLLIIDASKMVELDIENDWQLEVVQAKTWSYLRDYRRIDDEFGALLTSKEIIIVSTKSGNEQVSRVISWKHCLDPTDQTLRLSIQKMPLGFKMLILTCIFSKGHDKVYVHGFCHDQDRHLVQAVNGPILICMPHVFKGISSMHFLPYNEEERWIASDTQGQKLWLNFLFKDNSTNRLMHCFLTNDELSDPQDQLFVTPERMDAVPSLLPPIARHIDQVRFFIGQTKVTMFEEPETPIAPDSEIFQNFGYQLSEAINGIVESWENQQMDIEQVQPLLSDLTNVPTKYESMEELESLLHQLSEYYRDLGIVLTDFKTISKLLIKEETMNFDLFFSKLLQCWDIVTPNSLSVTRKVFDSILWSILRFYKSANYDKIETELRESLTEPYSEMISHWDEDESQLMGDQTSDDRLIQESSRPQFLFGSQSQIPTIKSSQSKSTRRRRHPHSVQTESSFNVPFTPTEQDLSSSRISGSQWGLLPNTMTPAFSLMSSPTPMLSQSQNSQRPRRKKKRIGGFG, from the coding sequence ATGGATGATGGTTTACTCCCGCAGCATTTCCCTACAGGTGCTCAGTTGGCGGTTGGCGTCAGAGGTAGCAGTATGTACGTACCGAGTCAGGAAGAAACAGGTAAGAATGGAGGATGGGTACGacattttgaagatgatatgcctttcaatttgaatgaattgCAAATAGGTAAAGATGCCATTGTACTAGATGATCCATCTACTTTCATAGtagaggatgatgatgaagatggaaTGGAAAGTTTACGGAATTTGCAAGATGATTCTCCtgtagatgatgaagtatTAGATGATGACAATGAGTTTAATGAACAATGGAAAGAGACGATTATTAAGGATTTAAGGTGGGAGAGACTTTCGCCTTCGATTCCTTCGAATTTTAGCGTTTTCCAAGGTATAGACTTCCACAAGGACCCTATGTTTGATACAAGATATGGGTCACCAATTTCACCACAAGATTACGTTCCTGGTACTTTAATTAATGATATTACACAAAGTGATTATTTGGCGGCAGTACGAAGAAAATCAAAGAGAGAAACGGAGAAATTACTTATGTTTGACCCTGTGGTTAATGATCTATTTGTTGCTGGAAATATTCAAACGGCGAGAGATTTGAGAAGCAACAGCGATCAACAGACAGTAATTGCATTTTGTTCAGGAGAGACCAATTCGATTTTAAAATTAGCGGTTCTGCCAGAGAATAAACTACACTTGGCAAATGGTGCACAATGGctacaagaattgtttgCAAAAAATGTAGACGATGAATTGGGGACTTTTGCTTCGATAGATTTAAAGGCGAGCATCAAGAGTATAAAGATTGCTGATGTTTCGAGTTTATTAGGGCGTTGTAGTGATACTGTTGGTGTTCTTACTGAAAATGCGTTACATTTtattaaaattgataatatcGACCCTCAAACTTCACATATATCTTACTCGATGCATGAACCGTTAAAATCCACGTCATTTGGGGATTTTCCTTTCGCAGATTTCGTATTCAATCCATGGGAATTACAACAGTTTGCCGTGGTAGATATTAAAGGTAATTGGGGGGTTGCTCGTCTGCCAAAAGCTATCAAGCCTGGTAGTAGAATACGATTTCTTCCAAACTTGAAGGGTTCAATCTTCGATCCGGAAGAGTTATctaattggaaaagaatcGAATGGTCTTCCTCATATTCGAAACTGCTGATCATTGATGCTTCCAAAATGGTTGAATTggatattgaaaatgattGGCAATTAGAAGTCGTTCAAGCAAAGACTTGGTCATATCTGAGAGATTATAGGAGAatagatgatgaatttggCGCATTATTAACATCCAAAGAGATTATCATTGTGAGTACAAAAAGCGGGAACGAACAGGTTTCGAGAGTAATCTCATGGAAACATTGTCTTGATCCAACTGATCAAACTTTGCGCCTTTCCATTCAAAAGATGCCATTAGGATTTAAAATGTTAATTTTGACTTGCATTTTCTCCAAGGGTCACGATAAGGTTTATGTTCATGGGTTTTGTCACGATCAAGATCGCCATTTAGTCCAGGCTGTCAATGGACCAATTCTAATATGTATGCCTCATGTCTTTAAGGGAATCAGTAGTATGCATTTTCTCCCATACAACGAGGAAGAGAGGTGGATTGCGTCGGATACTCAAGGACAGAAACTTTGGTTGaatttccttttcaaagacAACAGTACGAACAGGTTGATGCATTGTTTTCTCACCAACGATGAATTATCAGATCCTCAGGATCAATTGTTTGTTACTCCCGAGCGTATGGATGCAGTTCCCTCGCTCCTGCCGCCCATTGCTCGACATATTGATCAAGTGAGGTTCTTTATTGGTCAAACTAAAGTGACAATGTTTGAGGAGCCAGAAACACCGATTGCTCCTGAcagtgaaattttccaaaactttgGTTATCAGCTCTCAGAGGCTATAAATGGTATTGTTGAATCGTGGGAAAACCAGCAAATGGATATTGAACAGGTACAACCTCTGTTGAGTGATTTGACGAATGTTCCAACGAAATACGAAAGCATGGAAGAGCTGGAATCGCTTCTACATCAGCTTTCCGAGTACTATAGAGATTTGGGCATAGTTTTGACCGATTTTAAAACCATTTCCAAGTTGTTAATAAAAGAGGAAACAATGAACTTTGACTTATTTTTTAGTAAGTTGCTTCAATGTTGGGACATAGTTACTCCTAATTCTCTATCGGTGACTCGTAAAGTATTTGACAGTATTTTGTGGAGCATTTTAAGGTTTTATAAATCTGCAAATTACGATAAAATAGAAACCGAATTACGAGAGTCATTGACTGAGCCTTACTCAGAGATGATAAGCCACTGGGATGAGGATGAGTCTCAACTTATGGGAGATCAAACATCTGACGATAGGCTCATACAAGAAAGCAGCAGACCACAGTTCCTGTTCGGTAGTCAATCACAAATTCCTACTATTAAATCTTCGCAATCTAAATCTACGAGAAGACGCCGTCACCCGCATTCCGTTCAAACCgaatcttctttcaacGTACCATTTACGCCTACTGAGCAGGATCTTTCGtcatcaagaatttctGGGAGCCAATGGGGCCTGCTTCCAAACACAATGACTCCAGCATTTTCATTGATGTCATCGCCTACACCAATGCTTTCCCAATCTCAAAATTCACAGAGGCCcaggaggaagaagaaaaggattGGTGGTTTTGGTTGA
- the TRP5 gene encoding tryptophan synthase TRP5 (highly similar to uniprot|P00931 Saccharomyces cerevisiae YGL026C TRP5 tryptophan synthetase): MSELLRQTFANAKKEGRNALITFMTAGYPRVEDTIPILKGFQEGGVDVIELGMPFSDPIADGPTIQVSNTVALQNNVTLKQTLELVAKARAEGITVPILLMGYYNPILTYGEERFIKDAAEVGVNGFIIVDLPPEEALKVRNYVRDNGLSLIPLVAPSTTNERLELLSKVADSFVYVVSRMGTTGAQSSMANDLDELVNRVKQYTKEIPIAVGFGVSHRQHFLDVGQHSDGVVIGSKIITLVGEAPEGKRGEVAKNYVSEILNGVTHSTLSKEEFKEIQKKSIEIAKQQQELVNTFQEVHKFPIRFGDFGGQYVPEALHACLRELEQGFDEAVVDPKFWEDFRSLYSYIGRPSSLHKAARLSEYIGGAQIWLKREDLNHTGSHKINNALAQVLLAKRLKKTEVIAETGAGQHGVATATACAKFGLGCTVFMGAEDVRRQALNVFRMRILGAKVVAVTNGTKTLRDATSEAFRFWVSNLKTTYYVVGSAIGPHPYPTLVRTFQSVIGQETKEQFAALNDGKLPDAVVACVGGGSNSSGMFSPFEKDLSVKLLGVEAGGDGIDTDYHSATLTAGRPGVFHGVRTFVLQDKEGQVHDTHSVSAGLDYPGVGPELAFWKASGRADFVAATDAQALQGFKLLSQLEGVIPALETSHAVYGACELAKTLKPDQHIIINVSGRGDKDVQSVAEVLPKLGPKIGWNLRFEEDPSSG, from the coding sequence ATGTCAGAATTACTAAGACAGACTTTTGCCAATGCAAAAAAAGAGGGTCGTAATGCTCTTATTACCTTCATGACCGCTGGTTACCCTAGAGTTGAAGATACTattccaattctaaaaGGCTTCCAAGAAGGTGGTGTTGATGTGATCGAATTAGGTATGCCATTCTCGGATCCAATCGCAGATGGTCCTACGATTCAAGTGTCTAACACTGTAGCCCTTCAAAATAACGTCACTTTGAAGCAAACTTTGGAACTGGTCGCAAAAGCTAGAGCAGAAGGTATTACCGTGCCCATTCTCCTCATGGGTTATTACAACCCAATTTTGACCTACGGTGAAGAACGATTCATTAAAGATGCAGCTGAAGTTGGTGTCAACGGGTTTATCATTGTGGATCTACCACCTGAAGAAGCTCTCAAGGTAAGAAACTACGTTAGAGATAATGGATTGAGTTTGATTCCACTAGTGGCACCATCAACCACAAATGAAAGATTAGAACTTTTGTCTAAAGTTGCAGATTCTTTTGTCTACGTGGTCTCTAGAATGGGTACTACTGGTGCTCAATCTTCGATGGCAAATGATTTGGATGAGTTGGTGAATCGTGTGAAGCAGTATACCAaagaaattccaattgCAGTTGGATTCGGTGTTTCCCACAGGCAACATTTCTTGGACGTTGGTCAACACTCTGATGGTGTCGTCATCGGGTCTAAGATCATCACCCTGGTTGGTGAAGCTCCTGAGGGTAAACGTGGAGAAGTCGCAAAGAATTACGTTAGTGAAATCTTGAACGGTGTCACACATAGTACTTTGTCTAAGGAGgagttcaaagaaattcagAAAAAATCCATTGAGATCGCAAAACAGCAACAGGAATTAGTTAACACCTTCCAAGAAGTCCACAAGTTCCCAATTAGATTTGGTGATTTCGGTGGTCAATACGTACCAGAAGCGTTACATGCATGTTTAAGAGAATTGGAACAAGGTTTTGATGAGGCAGTTGTTGATCCAAAATTCTGGGAAGATTTCAGATCTTTGTACTCCTACATCGGCCGTCCATCATCTTTGCATAAGGCAGCTAGACTTTCTGAATACATTGGCGGTGCTCAAATCTggttgaaaagagaagattTGAACCACACCGGTTCTCACAAGATTAACAACGCTTTAGCTCAAGTTTTATTGGCTaagagattgaaaaagacTGAAGTCATTGCAGAAACCGGTGCAGGTCAACATGGTGTGGCCACAGCTACTGCATGTGCTAAATTCGGTCTTGGTTGTACCGTCTTTATGGGTGCTGAAGATGTTCGTCGCCAGGCTCTTAACGTTTTCAGAATGAGAATCCTTGGTGCTAAAGTGGTTGCTGTGACTAACGGTACTAAGACTCTAAGAGATGCTACCTCAGAGGCATTCCGTTTCTGGGTCAGTAATTTAAAGACAACTTACTATGTGGTTGGTTCTGCTATTGGCCCTCATCCATACCCAACTTTGGTGCGTACCTTCCAAAGTGTTATCGGACAAGAAACTAAAGAACAATTTGCCGCTCTTAACGACGGTAAATTGCCTGATGCTGTCGTTGCATGTGTCGGTGGTGGTTCTAACTCCAGTGGTATGTTTtcaccttttgaaaaagatttaaGCGTCAAACTTCTCGGTGTGGAAGcaggtggtgatggtatTGATACTGATTACCATTCTGCTACTTTGACTGCTGGTAGACCAGGTGTTTTCCACGGTGTGAGGACCTTCGTCCTTCAAGATAAAGAGGGTCAAGTCCATGATACTCACTCTGTGTCTGCAGGTTTAGATTATCCTGGTGTTGGTCCCGAATTAGCATTCTGGAAGGCATCTGGTCGTGCTGATTTTGTAGCAGCCACTGATGCTCAAGCTTTGCAAGGTTTCAAATTATTGTCACAATTAGAAGGTGTGATTCCAGCATTAGAAACTTCTCATGCAGTCTACGGTGCTTGTGAGTTGGCAAAGACCTTGAAACCAGATCAACATATCATTATCAATGTGTCTGGTAGAGGTGACAAGGACGTTCAATCCGTAGCAGAAGTTCTACCTAAATTGGGTCCTAAGATTGGATGGAACTTGAGATTCGAAGAGGACCCATCATCTGGTTAA
- the PGD1 gene encoding Pgd1p (some similarities with uniprot|P40356 Saccharomyces cerevisiae YGL025C PGD1 Subunit of the Mediator global transcriptional cofactor complex which is part of the RNA polymerase II holoenzyme and plays an essential role in basal and activated transcription direct target of the Cyc8p-Tup1p transcriptional corepressor), whose translation MSGGEELSEILSINMKLDELESKLSSGDSSKESVMGAINETKGSILPMRLKFNDFLQTMSSIDKMQEVSPDEKFLLIKSKLLELTNSMQQVSEEFTKLQPLFDTVPEYAERYGNKRYLPLETLRSATNGNGNDFSAQQLNQPNQQIPQSQQSVMESQQAQPLQQQQLQQQLQQQQQLQLQQQQLQQFQLQQQQQQQQINGNSAPSVNSVQSRKKSKSNAGTPGSNVNTPSGGVTINNVTPSSKKPRKPRQPKRTPSGLNMGMGIGSVPTPIMSSSNFTPQNVQSPAIGGGNVMSASNGNINGNGGNSVQSVNGVPPTSTMNTPMNNVMSPLGNTPSGFGLSQSHPPQPLPQQLTQQLSQQLTQQRQQQVQQQRHQQAQAQAQAQAQAQAQAQAQQQQQQQQQAQQNPSQPQYGMAPHSGQLPQAQINMNTITPANILSMNMAADNQQNWGSRGGKDFDPLDINNLDFGNLNMDFI comes from the coding sequence ATGTCTGGTGGTGAAGAGCTGTCAGAAATATTATCTATTAATATGAAAttagatgaattagaatcaaAACTCTCATCTGGAGACAGTTCAAAAGAAAGTGTAATGGGAGCGATTAATGAAACTAAGGGGTCTATTCTTCCGATGAGACTGAAATTTAATGATTTTCTGCAGACGATGTCCTCTATTGATAAGATGCAAGAAGTTTCAccagatgaaaaatttttattGATCAAGAGTAAATTGTTAGAATTGACAAATAGTATGCAACAAgtttctgaagaatttaccaaattgcAACCACTTTTTGATACTGTTCCTGAATATGCAGAAAGGTATGGTAATAAAAGGTATTTACCGCTAGAAACGCTACGATCAGCGACAAACGGGAATGGAAATGATTTCTCCGCACAACAACTAAATCAACCAAATCAACAAATACCTCAGTCACAACAATCTGTAATGGAATCACAACAAGCTCAACCActacagcagcagcaaTTGCAGCAGCAAttgcaacaacaacaacaactgcaactgcaacaacaacaactgcaacaatttcaactgcagcaacaacaacaacaacaacaaatcAATGGAAATTCAGCACCTTCTGTCAATTCTGTTCAATCGAGAAAGAAAAGCAAATCAAATGCAGGAACTCCTGGTAGTAATGTAAACACACCATCTGGAGGGGTTACAATTAATAATGTTACACCATCTTCTAAAAAACCAAGAAAACCACGGCAACCGAAGAGAACCCCATCAGGTCTAAATATGGGTATGGGAATAGGATCTGTGCCAACACCAATAATGTCATCGTCAAATTTTACACCTCAGAATGTACAATCTCCAGCTAtcggtggtggtaatgtAATGAGTGCATCTAATGGTAATATTAATGGTAACGGGGGAAATTCAGTTCAATCGGTTAATGGTGTCCCACCAACAAGTACAATGAACACACCGATGAATAATGTGATGTCACCATTGGGTAACACACCCTCAGGGTTTGGTCTTTCGCAATCACATCCTCCACAACCCTTACCTCAGCAGTTAACACAACAATTATCACAACAATTGACACAACAGAGGCAACAACAAGTCCAGCAGCAACGACATCAACAGGCTCAGGCTCAGGCCCAGGCCCAGGCCCAGGCTCAAGCTCAGGCTCAGGctcagcagcagcaacaacaacaacaacaggcTCAGCAGAATCCTTCTCAGCCGCAGTATGGTATGGCACCACACTCAGGACAGCTACCCCAGGCTCAAATTAATATGAATACTATAACACCGGCAAATATTTTGAGCATGAACATGGCAGCGGACAATCAACAGAATTGGGGAAGTCGGGGAGGAAAGGATTTCGACCCATTGGATATtaacaatttggattttggtAATTTAAACATGGACTTCATATGA
- a CDS encoding uncharacterized protein (conserved hypothetical protein), with product MDPSTRLEQRRLKFSKDASKKILDDPLSDKSLISRGSDLSILQKDQTAREQLLSRIKKSQDKHTVDHGLRKLREAIVSVFNDSRDDPTLIAFVYEVYQLSYDYFFREQDFTKLGNLVLNFMFQKFPADSHFQQLYALYSSHVESNLSKCISILANNRRPSITVQERQLIRLSSIYLINLESPSQWFFILSHLPRRQIQFLTSIAAFQHMKERCYKYIKTCYNQVTLDYVLDSWFYNMVGNSDIPNDWPLESIGGVQTLVLKRGTKT from the coding sequence ATGGATCCATCCACCAGACTCGAACAAAGAAGGCTTAAATTCTCAAAGGATGCCAGTaagaaaattcttgatgatCCCTTGAGTGATAAATCGTTGATTAGCAGGGGTTCCGATTTAAGCATTTTACAGAAAGATCAAACCGCTAGGGAACAATTACTATCGAGAATAAAAAAGTCGCAAGATAAGCATACAGTTGATCATGGCTTGAGAAAACTGAGAGAAGCTATTGTAAGTGTTTTTAATGATAGTAGAGATGATCCTACTCTCATAGCATTCGTATACGAAGTCTATCAGTTGTCATATGATTATTTCTTCAGAGAACAAGATTTCACTAAGTTAGGCAATTTGGTACTCAATTTTATGTTTCAAAAGTTCCCTGCTGACTCACATTTCCAGCAACTGTATGCCCTCTATTCATCGCATGTCGAGTCGAATCTATCGAAATGTATCTCTATCTTAGCAAATAACCGCCGCCCATCTATCACAGTGCAAGAAAGACAATTGATTCGTCTCTCGAGTATCTATCTGATAAATCTCGAATCACCTTCGCAATGGTTTTTCATATTGTCCCATCTACCCAGGAGGCAAATACAATTCCTTACATCGATCGCGGCCTTCCAACATATGAAAGAGAGGTGCTATAAGTACATCAAGACATGCTACAATCAAGTAACACTGGATTATGTTTTAGATAGCTGGTTCTACAACATGGTTGGAAATTCTGATATACCTAACGATTGGCCTTTAGAATCCATTGGTGGGGTACAAACACTCGTCCTAAAGAGAGGTACCAAAACATGA
- the FMT1 gene encoding methionyl-tRNA formyltransferase (similar to uniprot|P32785 Saccharomyces cerevisiae YBL013W FMT1 Methionyl-tRNA formyltransferase catalyzes the formylation of initiator Met-tRNA in mitochondria potential Cdc28p substrate), which produces MNLIWRSIGRRWYSLNVLYFGSDEFSIHSLRALNELKGRSVDKLQLVTRPPKWCGRSKSIKKNVPIVNVADQLGLPPARHCDSREDMLQLIDLVKSHEFNMIIAVSFGRLIPAQLLEQVPYSLNVHPSLLPRYKGASPIQYTLLNQDRYTGVTIQTLHPHKFDHGSIVAQTIPLKVQNLVQNRTVSEFEPGFPKRTAALMDQLGLQGGSLLKHVINDKLYASPPALNPPYNSCYASKITSEMRRLHWPQDTAETAITKLETLGPPYVFKQVDENKSKTMVDETPVKRIIFHNFERADFLPFSKAGEFIYNDKDQHIYVQCHSDALKIKELQFEGFKMEKPEQFMKSLRKRCGTGTYQAHTFL; this is translated from the coding sequence atgaatttgatatgGAGGTCGATAGGTAGAAGGTGGTACTCTTTGAACGTTCTTTATTTTGGTAGTGATGAGTTCAGCATCCATTCGTTAAGAGCATTGAACGAGTTGAAGGGTCGATCTGTGGACAAACTACAACTAGTGACAAGACCACCTAAATGGTGCGGGAGATCCAAATCtataaagaaaaatgtACCCATTGTAAATGTTGCTGATCAACTAGGGCTACCACCTGCACGGCACTGTGATTCTCGTGAGGACATGTTACAACTCATTGACTTAGTTAAATCACACGAGTTTAACATGATTATAGCGGTATCTTTTGGTAGACTAATTCCTGCACAACTTTTAGAACAAGTACCGTATTCCCTAAATGTCCATCCCTCACTTTTACCCCGTTACAAAGGTGCATCCCCCATCCAATACACTCTTCTGAATCAAGACAGGTATACTGGTGTTACAATTCAAACTCTGCATCCACATAAATTTGATCATGGGTCCATTGTTGCCCAGACTATACCTCTCAaagttcaaaatttggtccAAAATCGTACTGTATCTGAATTCGAGCCCGGTTTCCCAAAACGAACAGCCGCCCTAATGGATCAATTGGGTCTACAAGGAGGATCTTTACTCAAGCATGTAATAAATGACAAATTATATGCTAGTCCGCCTGCTTTAAACCCTCCTTATAATTCGTGCTATGCATCTAAGATAACTTCTGAAATGAGACGATTACACTGGCCACAAGACACAGCAGAGACTGCCATAACGAAATTAGAAACTTTGGGACCTCCATATGTTTTCAAGCAAGTCGATGAAAATAAATCAAAGACTATGGTGGATGAGACTCCTGTTAAAAGAATAATCTTCCACAACTTCGAAAGAGCGGATTTTCTACCGTTTTCAAAGGCAGGAGAATTTATCTACAATGACAAAGACCAACACATCTACGTTCAATGCCATTCAGATGCACTTAAAATCAAGGAACTACAATTTGAAGGGTTTAAGATGGAAAAACCTGAACAATTCATGAAAAGTCTGAGGAAGAGGTGCGGTACAGGAACATACCAAGCACATACCTTTTTGTAG